The Caldicellulosiruptor changbaiensis genome has a segment encoding these proteins:
- the csm4 gene encoding type III-A CRISPR-associated RAMP protein Csm4 → MGKGKLYRVLMHFTTPLHIGEKEKIYNITQTFAHSDMLMSGIINAYSLLYGNSSTNQLVESFLQKSLPFEISSTMPYVGNEFFVPKPIGLHLHLYKDRGIIEVEKDKEIKKVKFIREKDLLSNFPGKYRVAGSFLQPKDMLHKFGDSEKAPSLGKIKERARVSIDRLSSSSNIYYFSHFEFKDNAGLWFYLRINDQSLEDKVKAAIRLLGDEGLGGDRTCGLGSFKVNFEECSMPEENDRTKYYMSLSLVNPQSEDEIKSALYYEILTRSGYIYSKAGLGIKRKAVRAFAEGTVFSGKVCGRVVDVTPQNFSQHRVYCFGLAFLVPLPEGVMMIGN, encoded by the coding sequence ATGGGCAAAGGCAAATTGTACAGGGTATTAATGCACTTTACCACACCTCTTCACATCGGCGAAAAGGAAAAGATATACAATATAACCCAGACGTTTGCGCATTCAGACATGCTGATGTCGGGGATAATAAACGCATATTCACTATTGTACGGCAACAGTAGTACAAACCAGCTGGTGGAGAGTTTTTTGCAGAAAAGTCTGCCTTTTGAGATTTCTTCTACGATGCCATATGTCGGCAATGAATTTTTTGTACCAAAACCGATTGGGTTGCACCTTCATCTTTACAAGGATAGAGGCATAATTGAGGTTGAAAAGGACAAGGAAATCAAAAAGGTGAAATTCATAAGAGAAAAAGATTTGCTCAGCAATTTCCCAGGAAAATACAGAGTAGCAGGGAGCTTCTTGCAGCCCAAAGATATGCTTCACAAATTTGGTGATAGCGAAAAAGCACCATCCTTGGGAAAAATTAAAGAAAGGGCAAGGGTTTCAATAGACAGGCTAAGTTCTTCCTCAAACATATACTATTTTTCTCACTTTGAGTTCAAAGACAATGCGGGACTGTGGTTTTATCTCAGAATAAACGACCAGAGCTTGGAAGACAAGGTCAAAGCAGCAATAAGACTTTTGGGCGATGAAGGACTTGGCGGCGATAGAACCTGCGGGCTTGGCAGCTTTAAAGTTAACTTTGAAGAATGTAGCATGCCAGAAGAAAATGACAGGACAAAATATTACATGAGTCTGTCACTTGTAAATCCTCAAAGTGAAGATGAGATAAAAAGTGCGCTGTATTATGAAATTTTGACGCGAAGCGGCTACATCTACTCAAAGGCAGGGCTTGGCATAAAGAGAAAAGCTGTACGAGCATTTGCAGAAGGGACTGTATTTTCAGGAAAAGTTTGCGGCAGGGTGGTTGATGTAACACCTCAGAACTTTTCTCAGCACAGGGTATATTGTTTTGGGCTTGCGTTTTTGGTTCCCCTGCCGGAAGGGGTGATGATGATTGGCAACTGA
- the csm2 gene encoding type III-A CRISPR-associated protein Csm2 codes for MPAQGGNNALALKDDILSKIETAIDPEKDKDGKAFSDVAEKTGQLLKESGVTITQIRKLFTEVKRLSPEDDNYKYKLKLLKAKLAYTAGRFKKMKHFQEIIDKALPVAEKSPEALNRFKDFFEAAVAYHKYFGGDQ; via the coding sequence ATGCCAGCACAGGGTGGTAACAATGCATTGGCTTTGAAAGATGATATTTTGAGCAAGATTGAAACTGCTATTGACCCCGAAAAAGACAAAGATGGCAAGGCTTTTTCAGATGTTGCTGAAAAGACAGGTCAACTTTTAAAGGAGTCAGGCGTCACCATTACTCAGATCAGAAAGTTGTTTACTGAGGTAAAAAGACTTTCTCCAGAAGATGACAATTACAAATACAAATTGAAGCTTTTGAAAGCAAAGCTTGCGTACACCGCAGGTAGATTTAAAAAAATGAAACATTTTCAGGAAATAATCGACAAGGCTCTTCCTGTTGCAGAAAAGAGCCCAGAGGCTCTAAACAGGTTCAAAGACTTTTTTGAAGCAGCTGTTGCATATCACAAATACTTTGGTGGCGACCAATAA
- the cas10 gene encoding type III-A CRISPR-associated protein Cas10/Csm1 produces MIFYNAHQREEDKYFDYTLFLGAILHDIGKFYMRTEESEAKKNISKEYEVFYREEGKRAPRHQEWSAFFVEHFLPESLKTVTSLVLYHHRPSSYQQLLISVADKISAKVDRKDLSDEEAADDKSKYLISVLSQISLDEKKGNTKTPYYKLLKKRYEVEPPSSSFNTNAKEDYQSLWAEFSKKINTLKNGFGSSFDLEDFATAIYNLLRIYTYNIPSAFYYSQPDISLWAHSKSTAAIAFCLDRQLKKEFSQENERVRVLEAINTKLLPGNESAIKKGDYPYFCLVKGDVSGIQEFVFDTKMDGALKALKAKSFYISFLLDTIARYILKEEKMPICNLIYNGGGHFYLLMPGYFMRKLSQYQQKIDKILFSAHRGALSVLLEAAEVDLYDFAHNFGDCFDRVSRNIQKKKACKFKNVLEETKMEFFEPWEDYEQKCPHCGRKIEPKEDNPDFCSFCESFVQLGDELMKSLFIIDSWGKEKEFSEFSDIHNVLKAFGRYVQFSNHYESVANTLILDRSRIEDLQRKQMKIEKGQKGPKSEFESEFYEDLDISTHVPFKNEDENVLMLIDDIAESAKGIKTWGIVRGDVDNLGSIFRSGLGEDNSISRVMTLSEEFSLFFGYYFNKLIKKQNGNIIVIYAGGDDFCILGQWDVLPQTAHKIYTEFRSFSCWNSDVTLSMGFEIAPDKKYPIYRVAMVCGDHLEQAKEYERKDGKKKDCFAFGANFVGWEEFEDLKKLKESIADLVGNKNVSKALINGIYAVCSLKKMADDQRELFKAWRFVYFMARLKERYSKCSTELESVLNKIIDEKTNTLYKHSYLAARWAELELRR; encoded by the coding sequence ATGATTTTTTACAATGCTCATCAAAGAGAAGAAGATAAATACTTTGACTATACTCTTTTTCTTGGCGCAATCTTGCATGATATAGGCAAATTTTATATGAGAACAGAAGAGAGTGAGGCTAAAAAGAACATCTCAAAAGAATATGAAGTGTTTTACAGGGAAGAAGGAAAGCGTGCTCCACGTCATCAGGAATGGAGTGCGTTTTTTGTCGAACATTTTTTGCCAGAAAGTTTAAAAACGGTCACATCTCTTGTTTTGTATCATCACAGGCCATCTTCATACCAGCAGCTTTTGATAAGCGTTGCTGACAAGATTTCGGCAAAAGTTGACAGAAAAGACTTAAGCGACGAAGAAGCAGCAGATGACAAGTCAAAGTACTTGATCTCTGTTTTGTCCCAAATAAGCCTTGATGAAAAAAAGGGAAATACGAAAACTCCTTATTATAAGCTTCTGAAAAAAAGGTATGAAGTTGAACCACCTTCTAGTAGTTTCAATACAAATGCAAAAGAGGACTATCAAAGCCTATGGGCAGAGTTTTCAAAAAAAATAAATACTTTGAAAAATGGCTTTGGAAGCTCATTTGACTTAGAAGATTTTGCAACTGCCATTTACAACTTGCTTAGAATTTACACATACAACATTCCATCTGCTTTTTACTATTCGCAGCCTGACATATCCCTTTGGGCGCACAGCAAATCAACTGCTGCAATTGCATTTTGTCTGGACAGGCAGCTGAAAAAAGAGTTTTCCCAGGAAAATGAAAGAGTAAGAGTTTTGGAGGCAATCAACACAAAGCTTTTGCCTGGGAATGAATCTGCGATAAAAAAGGGTGACTATCCGTACTTTTGCCTTGTGAAAGGCGATGTTTCCGGAATTCAGGAATTTGTTTTTGACACAAAGATGGACGGAGCTTTGAAGGCTCTCAAGGCAAAGTCATTTTACATCTCATTTTTGCTTGACACCATTGCAAGATACATCCTCAAAGAAGAAAAAATGCCAATCTGCAACCTCATATACAACGGTGGAGGGCACTTTTACCTTCTGATGCCGGGGTATTTTATGAGGAAACTTTCGCAATATCAGCAAAAAATCGACAAAATTCTCTTTTCTGCACACAGAGGGGCTCTGAGTGTGCTTTTAGAGGCTGCAGAGGTTGATTTGTACGATTTTGCACACAACTTTGGCGACTGTTTTGATAGAGTTTCAAGAAATATTCAGAAAAAGAAGGCTTGCAAGTTCAAGAATGTGCTGGAAGAAACGAAAATGGAATTTTTCGAGCCATGGGAAGATTATGAACAAAAGTGTCCTCACTGTGGAAGAAAGATAGAACCAAAGGAAGATAATCCAGATTTTTGTAGTTTTTGCGAAAGCTTTGTTCAGCTTGGCGATGAGCTTATGAAAAGTTTGTTCATTATTGATTCATGGGGAAAAGAAAAAGAGTTTTCAGAATTTTCTGATATTCACAATGTACTTAAAGCTTTTGGTAGATACGTTCAATTTTCCAATCACTATGAAAGCGTTGCAAACACGCTGATTTTGGACAGAAGCAGGATAGAAGATTTGCAGAGAAAGCAAATGAAAATTGAAAAAGGGCAAAAAGGGCCAAAGTCAGAGTTTGAGAGCGAGTTTTATGAAGACCTTGACATCTCAACCCATGTACCGTTCAAAAATGAAGATGAAAACGTGCTAATGCTCATAGATGACATAGCAGAGTCAGCAAAAGGAATTAAAACATGGGGCATTGTTAGAGGAGATGTTGACAATCTTGGAAGTATTTTTAGAAGTGGTCTTGGGGAAGACAATTCAATTTCAAGAGTGATGACGCTGTCAGAAGAGTTTTCGCTATTCTTTGGTTACTACTTCAACAAGCTAATAAAAAAGCAGAATGGGAATATCATAGTCATCTATGCAGGTGGGGATGACTTTTGCATACTTGGCCAGTGGGATGTTCTTCCACAGACAGCGCATAAGATTTACACAGAATTCAGAAGCTTTTCTTGTTGGAACTCTGATGTCACTCTTTCGATGGGCTTTGAAATAGCGCCAGATAAAAAGTATCCAATTTACAGGGTTGCAATGGTATGTGGCGATCACTTAGAGCAGGCAAAAGAGTATGAAAGGAAAGATGGTAAGAAAAAGGACTGTTTTGCATTTGGTGCAAATTTTGTTGGCTGGGAAGAGTTTGAAGATTTGAAAAAGCTCAAAGAATCGATTGCTGACCTTGTTGGGAACAAGAACGTCTCAAAAGCGCTTATAAACGGCATCTATGCCGTTTGCAGTCTTAAAAAGATGGCAGATGACCAAAGAGAACTTTTCAAGGCATGGCGATTTGTGTATTTCATGGCAAGGCTGAAGGAGAGGTATTCTAAATGTTCAACCGAACTTGAAAGTGTTTTAAACAAAATCATTGATGAAAAGACAAATACTCTTTACAAACACTCTTACTTGGCAGCGCGCTGGGCTGAACTTGAGCTGAGAAGATAA
- the csm3 gene encoding type III-A CRISPR-associated RAMP protein Csm3, translated as MDVILKGKYIIKCKIKAVTGLHIGEGNNSIEIGGIDNAVVKDAEGKPYIPGSSLKGKMRSLMEFAEGKVKDDLMVVAVKKGDKPEICIHMCDDKECPVCGLFGRNHGKHVTKKEFLKDPKAEGRDFSDAVIPTRLIVRDAKLIESSITDEMKENLDLEWTEVKFENNIDRITSKANPRQSERVPAGAEFSAEFVVNRYEVDGSDDGEKYLSKFIKAMKLLEDDYLGGQGSRGNGKVKFVDIEIFYKDSSDYEKDSNDLKPIATAPSLDQL; from the coding sequence ATGGATGTAATCTTAAAAGGAAAATACATTATAAAGTGCAAGATCAAAGCTGTAACAGGTCTTCACATTGGTGAGGGCAACAACAGCATTGAGATAGGCGGAATTGACAATGCAGTTGTGAAAGATGCAGAAGGCAAGCCTTACATTCCAGGTTCTTCTCTCAAGGGTAAGATGAGATCTCTTATGGAGTTTGCAGAGGGCAAAGTAAAAGATGATCTGATGGTTGTAGCAGTTAAGAAAGGTGACAAACCAGAGATATGCATTCACATGTGCGATGACAAAGAATGTCCAGTTTGTGGACTTTTTGGTCGAAACCATGGTAAGCATGTTACCAAAAAAGAATTTTTGAAAGATCCTAAGGCAGAAGGAAGAGATTTTTCTGACGCAGTCATCCCCACGAGGCTCATTGTTCGCGATGCAAAGCTGATAGAAAGCTCTATCACAGATGAGATGAAAGAGAACCTTGACCTTGAGTGGACAGAAGTAAAGTTTGAGAACAACATAGACAGAATAACCTCAAAGGCAAATCCAAGACAGAGCGAAAGAGTCCCTGCAGGCGCTGAATTTTCAGCAGAGTTTGTTGTCAACAGGTACGAGGTTGACGGAAGCGATGATGGTGAGAAGTACTTAAGTAAGTTCATCAAAGCAATGAAGCTTTTAGAAGATGATTACTTGGGAGGTCAAGGTTCAAGAGGAAACGGTAAAGTTAAGTTTGTGGATATAGAAATATTTTACAAAGATTCAAGCGACTATGAAAAAGACAGTAACGACCTAAAACCAATTGCAACTGCACCGAGCCTGGACCAGCTTTAA
- a CDS encoding IS256 family transposase, with product MEKNEIFETAKNMAIEQVLNMYCSKDDPTRPALKQLLENLLDCFMLSERTVYLAKNENDKGNGFYDRKLATPVGSLEISVPRTRSGNFRPSILPDRYKRVDSSYTDLLMSLVANGYSESSLVQTLKSTNLPYSEDEIEKIKSDLKNELQLFKQRELPENTFALIIDGYHCEIKDNSKVKQATCYVVLGIDLEGKKDIFGIYTFFGKENKADWMRVFDDLITRGLKKVLIVVSDDFPGIIDAVRLAYPLAHHQLCFVHLQRNVRKHIAKDDASVFNKELDKLRTSSSDFDEAVLKFKELCNHYSSKYPRFIKGICEKAEFYLAHMKYPEDLRKHIYTTNAVESVNSIIEKIRINSGGYFQSVEILEINIYLQRENLRRGKWKNGIPILKKCSYNILQLYNMRYEMETQNS from the coding sequence ATGGAGAAAAATGAAATTTTTGAGACCGCTAAAAATATGGCTATCGAACAAGTGCTAAATATGTATTGCTCCAAGGATGATCCTACTCGCCCAGCTCTAAAACAGCTTTTAGAAAACTTGCTCGATTGCTTTATGTTATCAGAAAGAACTGTTTACCTTGCTAAAAACGAAAACGATAAGGGCAATGGCTTTTATGACAGAAAACTTGCAACACCTGTTGGAAGTCTTGAAATTTCTGTTCCTCGTACACGTTCTGGTAACTTTCGACCTTCTATTCTCCCTGACCGCTACAAAAGGGTTGACAGCTCATACACTGACCTGCTTATGTCTTTAGTTGCCAACGGTTACTCAGAAAGTTCTCTTGTCCAAACTCTTAAAAGTACGAATCTGCCTTATTCTGAAGACGAAATCGAAAAAATCAAAAGCGATCTTAAAAACGAGCTTCAACTTTTCAAACAAAGAGAACTTCCTGAAAATACTTTTGCTCTCATCATTGACGGTTACCATTGCGAAATTAAAGATAACTCAAAAGTTAAACAAGCTACTTGCTATGTCGTGCTTGGCATTGATTTAGAAGGCAAAAAAGATATCTTCGGTATCTACACTTTCTTCGGCAAAGAAAACAAAGCCGATTGGATGAGAGTCTTTGACGACTTAATTACAAGAGGTCTTAAAAAAGTCTTAATAGTCGTAAGCGATGATTTCCCAGGTATAATCGATGCTGTTAGACTCGCTTATCCCCTTGCCCACCATCAACTATGTTTTGTTCACCTTCAACGCAACGTTAGAAAACATATAGCAAAAGATGACGCTTCCGTTTTCAACAAAGAACTTGATAAATTAAGAACTTCCTCTTCTGACTTCGATGAAGCAGTTTTAAAGTTTAAAGAACTTTGTAATCATTATTCCTCAAAATACCCCAGATTCATAAAGGGTATTTGCGAAAAAGCAGAGTTCTATCTTGCACATATGAAGTATCCTGAAGATTTAAGAAAGCATATCTATACTACCAATGCAGTAGAAAGTGTTAACAGTATAATTGAAAAAATAAGAATAAACTCAGGCGGTTATTTCCAATCTGTAGAAATTTTAGAAATAAACATTTACTTACAAAGAGAAAACTTGCGTCGAGGCAAGTGGAAAAACGGAATACCTATTCTTAAAAAATGTAGTTACAATATATTACAGCTCTACAATATGCGCTATGAAATGGAAACACAAAATTCTTGA
- the csm5 gene encoding type III-A CRISPR-associated RAMP protein Csm5: MATECFESRVYEIEVLTPTIIGGQDKIQSFEFVKDGDCLYFINFDRLFEENLFKESFIDELSRGLSGNLKDFNIRNVMTKYNIDFRRFSKYKLKLEGVQKLSREIVPFVKSAGRFYIPGSSFKGAIRSFVTKALKKDLIKHYEDCLNQKGKVDPQHLSSNADKKVFSSPNESPFKYLQISDSSFVNPDDVAVFEIKVMNICDGQVKWFAGVKEGKTNNVDKPEQSSSIVAEGIKPGVKIFGSMKVEKDFVDGNEVVSGLKEKIGINVLAASPAEFLAEVMRAVVKDYIQREINFYSKYNQAQIVSEYHKLLNILNSLEQNQFLIQIGFSTGYLSKTVGIFFTKTHFEKLKMIDQKSRIYPDLFPKTRRIIFKNGQVYTVPGWIKITIR; encoded by the coding sequence TTGGCAACTGAATGTTTTGAAAGCAGGGTATATGAGATAGAAGTTTTGACCCCAACTATAATTGGCGGGCAGGACAAGATCCAGAGCTTTGAGTTTGTAAAAGATGGCGACTGCTTGTATTTTATAAACTTTGACAGGCTATTTGAAGAAAATCTTTTCAAAGAAAGCTTTATTGATGAGCTTTCGCGCGGACTTTCAGGAAACCTCAAAGATTTCAACATCCGCAATGTCATGACAAAATACAACATAGATTTTAGGCGATTCTCAAAGTACAAGCTAAAGCTTGAGGGGGTTCAAAAGCTTTCAAGAGAAATTGTGCCTTTTGTCAAGAGCGCAGGCAGGTTTTATATTCCAGGGTCGTCATTCAAAGGTGCGATAAGGTCTTTTGTGACAAAGGCGCTCAAGAAGGATTTAATAAAACACTATGAAGATTGCCTGAACCAAAAAGGTAAGGTTGACCCGCAGCATCTTAGCAGCAACGCAGATAAGAAAGTATTTTCATCACCGAACGAATCACCCTTTAAGTACCTTCAGATAAGCGATAGCAGTTTTGTAAATCCAGATGATGTAGCAGTTTTTGAGATAAAAGTTATGAACATCTGTGACGGTCAGGTTAAGTGGTTTGCAGGGGTGAAAGAGGGAAAAACAAACAACGTAGATAAGCCAGAACAATCTTCTTCGATCGTTGCAGAGGGGATAAAGCCTGGGGTTAAGATTTTTGGCAGCATGAAGGTTGAGAAGGACTTTGTTGATGGGAACGAGGTTGTAAGTGGACTTAAAGAGAAAATTGGTATAAATGTGTTGGCAGCTTCTCCTGCAGAGTTTTTAGCAGAGGTTATGAGGGCTGTTGTCAAAGATTACATTCAAAGAGAGATAAATTTCTACAGCAAATACAATCAAGCTCAGATTGTCTCAGAGTACCATAAGCTTTTGAATATTTTGAACTCTCTTGAACAAAACCAGTTTTTAATTCAGATAGGATTTTCAACAGGGTATTTGTCAAAGACTGTGGGGATATTTTTTACAAAGACTCACTTTGAGAAGTTAAAGATGATTGACCAAAAATCTAGGATATATCCTGATCTTTTCCCAAAGACAAGAAGGATAATCTTCAAAAACGGGCAAGTTTACACAGTCCCCGGCTGGATAAAGATAACCATTAGATGA
- a CDS encoding ATP-binding protein, translated as MFVGRKYELETLNRLYNEDKFHFVVVYGRRRVGKTTLLTKFCKNKPSIFFVAEEYNDKINLESFSDKVLSYFNLSGLISQFESWEKAFIFLAQQAKDKRLVVVIDEFPYIVNSNKSIPSLLQNLIDHHLKKTKLFLIICGSSVSFIEKEVLSYKSPLYGRRTAQLIVEPFDFFESREFFPNYSFEDQVIAYGVLGGIPQYLSIFDSTKDIYENIKTKILDKSSYLYEEPKLLLRQEVREPALYNSIIEAIATGNSKLSEIAAKVGTDIDKCAKYISVLIDLKILEKVTPLKLEAKSRKSIYKIKDNFFRFWYRFVFTNKTLIEQGLIDEVIQNKIKPFMNEFIGEVYEQICMDYLKILNREKRLPFIFENIGKWWGNNPYKKREEEIDIVAFNQDNILFGECKWRNQKVDMSVLNNLIEKSMIFNYCKKFYVLFSKSGFTDEVISFAKQNPHVLLISEFEV; from the coding sequence ATGTTTGTTGGAAGAAAGTATGAACTTGAAACATTAAATAGACTTTATAACGAAGACAAATTTCACTTTGTTGTTGTGTATGGAAGAAGACGTGTTGGAAAAACTACTCTGCTTACTAAGTTTTGTAAAAATAAGCCCTCAATATTCTTTGTTGCTGAGGAATACAATGATAAAATTAACCTTGAATCTTTTTCAGATAAGGTACTCTCTTATTTTAACCTTAGTGGGTTGATAAGCCAATTTGAATCATGGGAGAAGGCATTCATATTTTTGGCACAGCAAGCAAAGGATAAAAGATTAGTTGTCGTAATAGATGAATTCCCCTATATAGTTAATTCAAACAAAAGCATCCCGTCACTTCTGCAAAATTTGATAGACCATCACTTAAAAAAAACCAAACTCTTTTTGATCATCTGTGGATCTTCTGTAAGTTTCATTGAAAAGGAAGTTTTAAGCTATAAAAGTCCTTTGTATGGACGAAGAACAGCTCAGCTAATAGTAGAACCATTTGATTTTTTTGAAAGTAGAGAGTTTTTTCCCAATTATAGTTTTGAAGATCAGGTCATTGCTTATGGGGTTTTGGGAGGAATTCCTCAATACTTGAGTATCTTTGACAGCACAAAAGATATATACGAAAATATCAAGACAAAGATATTGGACAAGTCATCCTACCTTTACGAAGAACCAAAACTGCTTTTAAGACAGGAAGTAAGAGAGCCTGCTTTGTATAATTCGATAATAGAAGCAATAGCAACAGGCAACAGCAAATTAAGTGAGATAGCTGCAAAAGTGGGAACTGACATTGATAAATGTGCAAAATATATTTCTGTACTCATAGATTTAAAAATTCTTGAGAAGGTAACTCCTCTAAAGTTAGAAGCAAAAAGCAGAAAAAGTATCTACAAAATCAAGGATAATTTCTTTAGATTCTGGTATCGATTTGTTTTTACCAACAAGACTTTAATTGAACAGGGATTGATTGATGAAGTTATCCAGAATAAAATCAAACCTTTCATGAATGAGTTTATTGGAGAGGTTTATGAACAGATATGTATGGATTACCTTAAGATTTTAAACAGGGAAAAAAGATTGCCTTTCATTTTTGAAAATATAGGTAAATGGTGGGGGAATAATCCCTACAAAAAGCGTGAAGAAGAAATTGATATAGTAGCATTCAATCAAGATAATATACTATTTGGTGAATGCAAGTGGAGAAACCAAAAGGTTGACATGTCTGTTTTAAATAACCTGATAGAAAAGAGTATGATTTTCAACTACTGTAAGAAATTTTATGTTTTATTTTCAAAAAGTGGTTTTACAGATGAGGTAATAAGTTTTGCCAAACAAAATCCTCATGTATTGTTAATTAGTGAATTTGAGGTTTAA